In Scleropages formosus chromosome 10, fSclFor1.1, whole genome shotgun sequence, a single genomic region encodes these proteins:
- the zbtb38 gene encoding zinc finger and BTB domain-containing protein 38 isoform X2, with the protein MTVMSPSTKGLMDSIHAHVLLSSLNEQRTSGLFCDVTIVVEDIKFRAHRNVLAASSGYFRNALSTPEHGASGQVLELLDLRSEIFASILNFIYSSKVAPAGTEDIRLLVAAGKKLGIPFLEKLMEQERRGSGALYNHSLSSRQPTKISSPRHTPLSFGSHPLKRESARPEEMECASGPRITNAFSIREAGVGHHPFTSLGLRSEEHRSPEQELLPQSSAPSQSEPVHTLSEHSYAVSQMHNAVERSEEKQEVVNGDMDHTQAPIRPRAFQNSGPLKKRHRFGAGLSEETPVTPASGTPLQANGGCPSSVSAVVPSSAFISSNAVDKVSSGKEQHASKTTSTEETVNPPSLSPSSSHCDYCPETFTGRATLNRNAHIRKKRFVSYLFCKFCYRKFMHPKRLRNHEQVCCKAKVLAPERNLRRTETRGSLSDANEPNPIDREFSWHRPSSTADSAEATHEVERGAGLTEEQRLYTCGVCKRVYVTLSSLRRHENVHSWRRAYPCHYCDKVFALAEYRTKHEIWHTGERRYQCIFCLDTFMTYYILKNHQKSFHGIDPRLVVSKKSANSSFKGSVYPIKLYRLLPMKYRKRRYTYRQTFSQEYHNQTVSLPVTCSSASTSLEEASADGACARQSLFSLPMTFMATPKVIASVTPNISFDPPCNQDINQLPSSEVASSQRISTSVPSGMDEYSSLSHVGSRESSVISYGYTHPTVPKQVNKMSSVRQISDKASAPLNTSHNDKSSLPFLEASQASSLDLGYKLGDLPNPSPPPDTMADQLLLSSRNNLTNDQSSAGKTETYIAKPACPGPSVGSQVLPLCQITVKIGEEALVHRRVRDAQLFPRKRKTTLWCREEEEAQKNSGERSRNFPSLRMRTDLTSLAEAESNDDVTDRDSNDHLWRPYYSYKPKKKPKKLKPKQRGTSQTRPPGRPLKGTTRVPEYKDKEDYLQACYSQNDKILQDKVNNTNRLKNSSQKATYICDVCSSVFFSLSTLQTHVKTRHPCSCQTCGKPCSPMDMPSSLEDGGKIVCKSCIRDGSCFENVTRSLRTEKRYRCSFCPQRFLYLATKKSHEKKHVEKHGKGYGCCYCPKVCKTPTSLGIHQKRHLIKTEEVEGDNKALAKTMFATNDAPKLKAYEFSDVDSSVLKLEEQVEINSKGCYQELKQPQMKTLRSPLWESTSFIRSSEGFLGRHREPL; encoded by the coding sequence ATGACGGTGATGTCGCCCAGTACCAAGGGCCTGATGGACAGCATCCATGCCCACGTCCTCCTCAGTTCATTGAACGAGCAACGCACAAGTGGCCTGTTCTGTGATGTTACCATTGTCGTGGAGGATATCAAGTTCAGAGCCCATCGGAATGTCCTGGCTGCTTCTAGCGGATATTTCCGAAACGCCCTCTCAACGCCTGAGCATGGGGCATCAGGCCAGGTGCTTGAGCTTTTAGACCTCAGGTCTGAGATTTTTGCCAGCATCCTCAACTTTATCTACAGCTCCAAGGTAGCACCAGCAGGCACTGAAGACATTAGGCTGCTAGTAGCAGCAGGGAAGAAGCTCGGCATCCCTTTTCTGGAAAAGCTAATGGAGCAGGAGAGGCGGGGCTCCGGTGCACTCTACAACCACTCTTTGTCCAGCCGCCAACCAACCAAGATCTCCAGTCCACGCCACACGCCTCTTTCCTTCGGTAGTCATCCACTGAAGAGAGAGTCAGCTCGACCTGAAGAGATGGAATGTGCCAGTGGGCCCCGGATAACCAACGCATTCTCCATCAGAGAGGCTGGCGTTGGGCATCACCCATTTACCTCTCTGGGTTTGCGCTCTGAAGAGCATCGGTCCCCCGAGCAAGAACTTCTTCCCCAAAGCTCTGCTCCATCACAGAGTGAACCAGTGCACACTTTGTCTGAGCATTCTTACGCCGTGAGCCAAATGCACAACGCCGTTGAACGCAGTGAGGAGAAGCAGGAAGTTGTCAATGGAGATATGGATCACACACAGGCACCCATCAGACCACGTGCATTCCAAAACTCTGGCCCACTGAAGAAACGCCACAGGTTCGGTGCCGGTCTCAGCGAAGAGACACCTGTTACACCTGCAAGTGGTACCCCTTTGCAAGCAAACGGTGGTTGCCCATCATCTGTATCTGCCGTTGTTCCCTCTTCAGCATTTATCTCCTCAAATGCTGTTGACAAGGTAAGCAGTGGAAAAGAACAGCACGCGAGTAAAACCACATCTACCGAAGAGACAGTGAACCCACCATCTCTATCTCCGTCATCTTCTCATTGCGACTACTGCCCAGAGACCTTCACAGGCAGAGCTACCCTCAACAGGAATGCTCATATCCGGAAGAAGAGGTTTGTGAGCTATTTGTTTTGCAAGTTTTGCTATAGAAAATTCATGCACCCTAAACGACTTCGTAACCACGAGCAAGTATGCTGCAAAGCCAAGGTGCTGGCACCTGAACGGAACCTGAGACGCACAGAAACTAGAGGCAGCCTTTCTGATGCCAATGAGCCAAACCCAATTGACAGGGAGTTCTCCTGGCATCGTCCTTCTTCCACAGCAGACTCTGCTGAGGCAACACATGAAGTTGAGAGAGGAGCCGGGCTAACAGAAGAACAGAGACTGTACACATGTGGCGTGTGCAAGCGTGTCTATGTGACCTTGTCCAGCCTGAGGAGGCATGAGAATGTGCACTCCTGGCGTAGGGCATACCCGTGCCACTACTGTGACAAGGTTTTTGCTCTGGCCGAGTATCGCACCAAGCATGAGATCTGGCACACAGGAGAACGCCGTTACCAGTGTATCTTTTGCCTGGACACCTTTATGACCTACTACATCCTGAAGAATCACCAAAAGTCTTTCCATGGGATTGACCCTCGGTTGGTAGTGAGTAAGAAGTCAGCCAACAGTAGCTTCAAAGGCAGTGTTTACCCCATCAAACTTTACAGACTTCTGCCCATGAAATACAGAAAGAGGCGGTACACATACAGACAGACTTTTTCACAGGAATATCACAACCAAACTGTCTCTCTTCCCGTGACCTGCAGCTCAGCCTCCACTTCTTTGGAAGAGGCCAGCGCAGATGGAGCTTGTGCAAGACAGTCTTTGTTCTCATTACCCATGACTTTCATGGCCACGCCAAAAGTAATTGCATCTGTAACACCAAATATCAGCTTTGATCCGCCATGCAACCAAGATATAAATCAGCTGCCCTCTTCTGAAGTGGCATCTTCACAGAGAATAAGCACGTCTGTGCCTTCGGGCATGGACGAGTATAGTAGCTTGTCCCATGTAGGAAGTAGGGAGTCATCCGTGATCAGCTATGGGTACACGCATCCTACTGTCCCCAAACAAGTCAACAAGATGTCATCTGTCAGGCAGATCAGTGACAAAGCCTCAGCACCTCTGAATACTTCTCACAATGACAAGTCTTCTTTGCCCTTTTTAGAGGCAAGCCAAGCCAGTTCTCTAGATCTGGGGTACAAACTGGGAGATCTTCCTAATCCTAGTCCTCCTCCTGATACTATGGCTGACCAGTTGCTTCTATCTAGCAGGAACAATCTCACAAATGACCAGTCTTCTGCAGGGAAGACCGAAACATACATTGCCAAGCCTGCATGTCCAGGGCCATCAGTAGGGAGCCAGGTGCTTCCCCTCTGCCAGATCACAGTAAAAATTGGCGAAGAGGCCCTCGTCCATCGAAGGGTCAGGGATGCTCAACTCTTTccaagaaagagaaaaacaaccCTCTGGTGtcgagaagaagaggaagctCAGAAAAATTCTGGAGAAAGGAGTAGGAACTTCCCAAGTCTACGCATGAGAACAGACCTCACTTCACTTGCAGAAGCAGAATCAAATGATGATGTGACTGACCGTGATTCCAATGACCATCTGTGGCGTCCATACTACTCCTACAAGCCTaagaaaaagccaaagaaaTTGAAACCCAAACAGAGGGGAACCAGTCAGACCAGACCACCTGGGAGACCTCTTAAGGGGACCACGAGGGTTCCAGAGTACAAGGACAAGGAAGACTACCTGCAAGCATGCTACAGTCAAAATGACAAGATTCTGCAAGACAAAGTGAATAACACAAACCGCCTGAAGAACAGCAGCCAGAAGGCAACATACATATGTGATGTctgcagcagtgtttttttcagCCTTTCCACTCTACAGACACATGTAAAGACCCGTCATCCCTGTTCTTGCCAAACTTGCGGCAAGCCATGCTCCCCAATGGACATGCCAAGCTCCTTGGAAGATGGCGGGAAGATTGTCTGCAAGAGCTGCATACGGGATGGTTCCTGCTTCGAGAACGTCACAAGGAGCTTGAGAACTGAGAAGCGTTACCGCTGCTCCTTCTGCCCTCAGCGATTTCTCTACCTTGCTACCAAAAAGAGCCACGAAAAGAAACATGtggaaaaacatggaaaaggcTATGGCTGCTGCTACTGCCCCAAAGTCTGCAAGACCCCCACATCCCTGGGCATACACCAGAAGCGACATCTCATTAAAACAGAAGAGGTGGAGGGGGACAATAAGGCATTAGCCAAAACTATGTTTGCAACAAACGATGCCCCAAAATTGAAGGCTTATGAGTTTTCTGATGTTGACTCCTCTGTCCTTAAACTTGAGGAGCAAGTTGAAATTAATAGCAAGGGGTGTTATCAAGAGTTAAAACAACCCCAGATGAAAACTCTGAGGTCACCCCTTTGGGAAAGCACTTCATTTATTCGTTCTTCTGAAGGATTTCTGGGCAGGCACAGAGAACCACTTTGA
- the zbtb38 gene encoding zinc finger and BTB domain-containing protein 38 isoform X1, with protein sequence MSRIGALFTMTVMSPSTKGLMDSIHAHVLLSSLNEQRTSGLFCDVTIVVEDIKFRAHRNVLAASSGYFRNALSTPEHGASGQVLELLDLRSEIFASILNFIYSSKVAPAGTEDIRLLVAAGKKLGIPFLEKLMEQERRGSGALYNHSLSSRQPTKISSPRHTPLSFGSHPLKRESARPEEMECASGPRITNAFSIREAGVGHHPFTSLGLRSEEHRSPEQELLPQSSAPSQSEPVHTLSEHSYAVSQMHNAVERSEEKQEVVNGDMDHTQAPIRPRAFQNSGPLKKRHRFGAGLSEETPVTPASGTPLQANGGCPSSVSAVVPSSAFISSNAVDKVSSGKEQHASKTTSTEETVNPPSLSPSSSHCDYCPETFTGRATLNRNAHIRKKRFVSYLFCKFCYRKFMHPKRLRNHEQVCCKAKVLAPERNLRRTETRGSLSDANEPNPIDREFSWHRPSSTADSAEATHEVERGAGLTEEQRLYTCGVCKRVYVTLSSLRRHENVHSWRRAYPCHYCDKVFALAEYRTKHEIWHTGERRYQCIFCLDTFMTYYILKNHQKSFHGIDPRLVVSKKSANSSFKGSVYPIKLYRLLPMKYRKRRYTYRQTFSQEYHNQTVSLPVTCSSASTSLEEASADGACARQSLFSLPMTFMATPKVIASVTPNISFDPPCNQDINQLPSSEVASSQRISTSVPSGMDEYSSLSHVGSRESSVISYGYTHPTVPKQVNKMSSVRQISDKASAPLNTSHNDKSSLPFLEASQASSLDLGYKLGDLPNPSPPPDTMADQLLLSSRNNLTNDQSSAGKTETYIAKPACPGPSVGSQVLPLCQITVKIGEEALVHRRVRDAQLFPRKRKTTLWCREEEEAQKNSGERSRNFPSLRMRTDLTSLAEAESNDDVTDRDSNDHLWRPYYSYKPKKKPKKLKPKQRGTSQTRPPGRPLKGTTRVPEYKDKEDYLQACYSQNDKILQDKVNNTNRLKNSSQKATYICDVCSSVFFSLSTLQTHVKTRHPCSCQTCGKPCSPMDMPSSLEDGGKIVCKSCIRDGSCFENVTRSLRTEKRYRCSFCPQRFLYLATKKSHEKKHVEKHGKGYGCCYCPKVCKTPTSLGIHQKRHLIKTEEVEGDNKALAKTMFATNDAPKLKAYEFSDVDSSVLKLEEQVEINSKGCYQELKQPQMKTLRSPLWESTSFIRSSEGFLGRHREPL encoded by the coding sequence ATGACGGTGATGTCGCCCAGTACCAAGGGCCTGATGGACAGCATCCATGCCCACGTCCTCCTCAGTTCATTGAACGAGCAACGCACAAGTGGCCTGTTCTGTGATGTTACCATTGTCGTGGAGGATATCAAGTTCAGAGCCCATCGGAATGTCCTGGCTGCTTCTAGCGGATATTTCCGAAACGCCCTCTCAACGCCTGAGCATGGGGCATCAGGCCAGGTGCTTGAGCTTTTAGACCTCAGGTCTGAGATTTTTGCCAGCATCCTCAACTTTATCTACAGCTCCAAGGTAGCACCAGCAGGCACTGAAGACATTAGGCTGCTAGTAGCAGCAGGGAAGAAGCTCGGCATCCCTTTTCTGGAAAAGCTAATGGAGCAGGAGAGGCGGGGCTCCGGTGCACTCTACAACCACTCTTTGTCCAGCCGCCAACCAACCAAGATCTCCAGTCCACGCCACACGCCTCTTTCCTTCGGTAGTCATCCACTGAAGAGAGAGTCAGCTCGACCTGAAGAGATGGAATGTGCCAGTGGGCCCCGGATAACCAACGCATTCTCCATCAGAGAGGCTGGCGTTGGGCATCACCCATTTACCTCTCTGGGTTTGCGCTCTGAAGAGCATCGGTCCCCCGAGCAAGAACTTCTTCCCCAAAGCTCTGCTCCATCACAGAGTGAACCAGTGCACACTTTGTCTGAGCATTCTTACGCCGTGAGCCAAATGCACAACGCCGTTGAACGCAGTGAGGAGAAGCAGGAAGTTGTCAATGGAGATATGGATCACACACAGGCACCCATCAGACCACGTGCATTCCAAAACTCTGGCCCACTGAAGAAACGCCACAGGTTCGGTGCCGGTCTCAGCGAAGAGACACCTGTTACACCTGCAAGTGGTACCCCTTTGCAAGCAAACGGTGGTTGCCCATCATCTGTATCTGCCGTTGTTCCCTCTTCAGCATTTATCTCCTCAAATGCTGTTGACAAGGTAAGCAGTGGAAAAGAACAGCACGCGAGTAAAACCACATCTACCGAAGAGACAGTGAACCCACCATCTCTATCTCCGTCATCTTCTCATTGCGACTACTGCCCAGAGACCTTCACAGGCAGAGCTACCCTCAACAGGAATGCTCATATCCGGAAGAAGAGGTTTGTGAGCTATTTGTTTTGCAAGTTTTGCTATAGAAAATTCATGCACCCTAAACGACTTCGTAACCACGAGCAAGTATGCTGCAAAGCCAAGGTGCTGGCACCTGAACGGAACCTGAGACGCACAGAAACTAGAGGCAGCCTTTCTGATGCCAATGAGCCAAACCCAATTGACAGGGAGTTCTCCTGGCATCGTCCTTCTTCCACAGCAGACTCTGCTGAGGCAACACATGAAGTTGAGAGAGGAGCCGGGCTAACAGAAGAACAGAGACTGTACACATGTGGCGTGTGCAAGCGTGTCTATGTGACCTTGTCCAGCCTGAGGAGGCATGAGAATGTGCACTCCTGGCGTAGGGCATACCCGTGCCACTACTGTGACAAGGTTTTTGCTCTGGCCGAGTATCGCACCAAGCATGAGATCTGGCACACAGGAGAACGCCGTTACCAGTGTATCTTTTGCCTGGACACCTTTATGACCTACTACATCCTGAAGAATCACCAAAAGTCTTTCCATGGGATTGACCCTCGGTTGGTAGTGAGTAAGAAGTCAGCCAACAGTAGCTTCAAAGGCAGTGTTTACCCCATCAAACTTTACAGACTTCTGCCCATGAAATACAGAAAGAGGCGGTACACATACAGACAGACTTTTTCACAGGAATATCACAACCAAACTGTCTCTCTTCCCGTGACCTGCAGCTCAGCCTCCACTTCTTTGGAAGAGGCCAGCGCAGATGGAGCTTGTGCAAGACAGTCTTTGTTCTCATTACCCATGACTTTCATGGCCACGCCAAAAGTAATTGCATCTGTAACACCAAATATCAGCTTTGATCCGCCATGCAACCAAGATATAAATCAGCTGCCCTCTTCTGAAGTGGCATCTTCACAGAGAATAAGCACGTCTGTGCCTTCGGGCATGGACGAGTATAGTAGCTTGTCCCATGTAGGAAGTAGGGAGTCATCCGTGATCAGCTATGGGTACACGCATCCTACTGTCCCCAAACAAGTCAACAAGATGTCATCTGTCAGGCAGATCAGTGACAAAGCCTCAGCACCTCTGAATACTTCTCACAATGACAAGTCTTCTTTGCCCTTTTTAGAGGCAAGCCAAGCCAGTTCTCTAGATCTGGGGTACAAACTGGGAGATCTTCCTAATCCTAGTCCTCCTCCTGATACTATGGCTGACCAGTTGCTTCTATCTAGCAGGAACAATCTCACAAATGACCAGTCTTCTGCAGGGAAGACCGAAACATACATTGCCAAGCCTGCATGTCCAGGGCCATCAGTAGGGAGCCAGGTGCTTCCCCTCTGCCAGATCACAGTAAAAATTGGCGAAGAGGCCCTCGTCCATCGAAGGGTCAGGGATGCTCAACTCTTTccaagaaagagaaaaacaaccCTCTGGTGtcgagaagaagaggaagctCAGAAAAATTCTGGAGAAAGGAGTAGGAACTTCCCAAGTCTACGCATGAGAACAGACCTCACTTCACTTGCAGAAGCAGAATCAAATGATGATGTGACTGACCGTGATTCCAATGACCATCTGTGGCGTCCATACTACTCCTACAAGCCTaagaaaaagccaaagaaaTTGAAACCCAAACAGAGGGGAACCAGTCAGACCAGACCACCTGGGAGACCTCTTAAGGGGACCACGAGGGTTCCAGAGTACAAGGACAAGGAAGACTACCTGCAAGCATGCTACAGTCAAAATGACAAGATTCTGCAAGACAAAGTGAATAACACAAACCGCCTGAAGAACAGCAGCCAGAAGGCAACATACATATGTGATGTctgcagcagtgtttttttcagCCTTTCCACTCTACAGACACATGTAAAGACCCGTCATCCCTGTTCTTGCCAAACTTGCGGCAAGCCATGCTCCCCAATGGACATGCCAAGCTCCTTGGAAGATGGCGGGAAGATTGTCTGCAAGAGCTGCATACGGGATGGTTCCTGCTTCGAGAACGTCACAAGGAGCTTGAGAACTGAGAAGCGTTACCGCTGCTCCTTCTGCCCTCAGCGATTTCTCTACCTTGCTACCAAAAAGAGCCACGAAAAGAAACATGtggaaaaacatggaaaaggcTATGGCTGCTGCTACTGCCCCAAAGTCTGCAAGACCCCCACATCCCTGGGCATACACCAGAAGCGACATCTCATTAAAACAGAAGAGGTGGAGGGGGACAATAAGGCATTAGCCAAAACTATGTTTGCAACAAACGATGCCCCAAAATTGAAGGCTTATGAGTTTTCTGATGTTGACTCCTCTGTCCTTAAACTTGAGGAGCAAGTTGAAATTAATAGCAAGGGGTGTTATCAAGAGTTAAAACAACCCCAGATGAAAACTCTGAGGTCACCCCTTTGGGAAAGCACTTCATTTATTCGTTCTTCTGAAGGATTTCTGGGCAGGCACAGAGAACCACTTTGA